From the Anopheles coustani chromosome X, idAnoCousDA_361_x.2, whole genome shotgun sequence genome, one window contains:
- the LOC131268795 gene encoding uncharacterized protein LOC131268795, protein MSDNCVMKASSNERRVKRFSRQQAVEHELDVLIKDVESKLKVQTPRDPASLDMTHTVPRRLYERMKRLEMDLPPFDDREFEGILAVRLQDVRQSAGPDGRARTGSSHGTEGTTDGDDTDGGEATRAGSSRAKPFELTVEQRTESRQRATEAGGNWMERFLRKTSNERIRWQTKYYRTDQKLLDKPLFQQIEELIDLGAQDFSEWLNGLGAEKSNITRDIIKQLFSIEIEDEMARAIRVDTKEVRAIPAEAAYHWNLESMALQKRIAQVMRSDRRAARASRERHVAFGRTLPMELRTSCRRDAIDSIRPDFPDDLRTLKALFQDIRHLRSVRYLIEHLHERAEIQRPRYLTELGLFRSRSHALATPFYQKVLPRKVILDSVRH, encoded by the exons ATGTCCGATAATTGCGTGATGAAGGCGAGCAGTAATGAGCGGAGAGTGAAGCGCTTCTCGCGTCAGCAAGCGGTTGAGCACGAGCTGGACGTGTTGATAAAGGATGTGGAGAGCAAGCTGAAAGTG CAAACTCCGCGCGACCCGGCGTCGCTGGACATGACCCACACCGTGCCGAGGCGGCTGTACGAGCGCATGAAGCGGTTGGAGATGGATCTGCCGCCCTTCGACGACCGGGAGTTCGAAGGGATCCTGGCCGTTCGGTTGCAGGACGTGCGCCAATCAGCCGGACCGGATGGGCGTGCCCGGACCGGGTCGTCGCACGGCACCGAAGGCACGACCGACGGTGATGACACGGACGGGGGCGAGGCCACCCGGGCGGGCAGCAGTCGAGCGAAGCCGTTCGAGCTGACCGTCGAACAGCGGACGGAATCGCGCCAGCGGGCGACGGAAGCCGGCGGCAACTGGATGGAGCGGTTCCTGCGGAAGACGAGCAACGAGCGGATCCGCTGGCAGACGAAGTACTACCGGACGGACCAGAAGCTGCTCGACAAGCCGCTGTTCCAGCAGATCGAGGAGCTGATCGACCTGGGCGCGCAGGACTTCTCCGAGTGGCTGAACGGGCTCGGCGCGGAGAAGTCCAACATCACGCGCGACATCATCAAGCAGCTGTTCTCGATCGAGATCGAGGACGAGATGGCCCGGGCGATCCGCGTCGACACGAAGGAGGTGCGCGCCATACCGGCCGAGGCCGCCTACCACTGGAACCTCGAGAGT ATGGCGCTGCAGAAGCGAATCGCTCAGGTGATGCGGAGTGACCGGCGGGCGGCCCGGGCGTCCCGCGAGCGCCACGTCGCCTTCGGCCGCACCCTGCCGATGGAGCTGCGGACGAGCTGCCGGCGGGACGCGATCGACAGCATCCGGCCCGACTTCCCGGACGACCTGCGCACGCTGAAGGCGCTCTTCCAAGACATCCGCCACCTGCGCTCGGTGCGCTACCTGATCGAGCATCTGCACGAGCGGGCGGAGATCCAGCGGCCGCGGTATCTCACCGAGCTCGGCCTGTTCCGGTCACGCTCGCACGCGTTGGCCACGCCGTTTTATCAGAAGGTGCTACCGCGGAAAGTCATCCTCGATAGTGTGCGCCACTAA